Within the Magnetospirillum sp. ME-1 genome, the region CCGATCTGGGCCTGGACGGTTTCGATCCCCTGGATTGCGTGCCGGGCGAATCCTGGACCGGCCCCCGCCCCGCCGCCCTGGACGGTGCCGATCCCTGGCGCAGCCAGGGCGACGCGGTGGAGCGGCTGGAAGCCTTGTCCCGCGCCCTGATCGCCGGGGAACGCCAGCCCCAGCCCGGCTGGGCGAGGACGATTCCGGTACTGCAATGGATCGAGGGGACTCTGCGGCCCATGGTGGAATCCTGCGGCGCGTCCGAGATCGAAGGGCTGTTGAAGGGCCTGGCCGGGCGTTTCGTCCCCCCCGGTCCCTCCGGCGCGCCCACCAGGGGGCGGCCCGACGTGCTGCCCACCGGGCGCAACTTCTATTCCGTCGACACCCGCGCTGTCCCCACCCCCGCCGCCTGGAGCCTGGGGTGGAAGTCGGCGCAGCTGCTGCTCGAGCGCCACCTGCAGGAGCATGGCGACTGGCCCAGGGCCCTGGCGCTCACCGCCTGGGGCACCTCCAACATGCGCACGGGCGGCGACGACATCGCTCAAGGGTTGGCCCTGATGGGGGCGAAGCCCCGCTGGGACGTGGGCTCCAACCGGGTGGCGGGCTTCGAGATCCTGCCGGCTTCCGTCTTGGACCGCCCCCGAATCGATGTGACGCTCAGGGTGTCGGGCTTCTTCCGCGACGCCTTCCCCGGCCTGATCGATTTGTTCGACTCCGCGGCCCGCGCCGTGGCCGATCTGGATGAGCCCGCCGACATCAACCCGCTGGCGGCCCGCGTCCAGGCCGAGCGCGCCCGGCTCGAAGCCCAAGGCGCCAGCCCGGAACAGGCGGCCCGCCAGGCCGGTTTCCGGGTGTTCGGCTCCATGCCGGGGGCTTACGGGGCCGGGCTGCAGGCCCTGATCGACGAGAAGGGCTGGACCACCCGGGCCGATCTGGCCGAATCCTATATCGCCTGGGGCGGCTGGGCCTATGGCGCGGGGTCGGAGGGCGAAGCCGGCCACACCCTGTTCCGCGACCGCCTCGCCAAGGTCGAGGCAGTGGTGCAGAACCAGGACAACCGCGAGCACGACCTGCTGGATTCCGACGATTACTACCAGTTCGAGGGCGGGTTGGCGGCGGCGGTGGAGACCGCCTCGGGCAAGGCGCCCACCATCTACCACGCCGATCATTCCCGCCCCGAAACACCCCGCATCCGTACGCTCGACGACGAGATCGCCCGGGTGGTGCGCGCTCGGGTGGTCAATCCCAAATGGATCAAGGGCGTGATGCGCCACGGCTACAAGGGCGCCTTCGAGATGGCGGCCGGCGTCGATTACCTGTTCGCCTTCGCCGCCACCACGCGGGCGGTCAAGGATCACCATTTCGATCTGGTGGCCGAGGCCTATCTGGGCGACGAAATGGTGCTGGACTTCCTCAAGGCCAACAATCCCGCCGCCCTGGCCGAGATCCGCGCCCGCCTGAACGAGGCCATCGAGCGCGGCCTGTGGCATCCCAGGCGCAACTCCACTCACCGATTGCTGGAGCCCGACCCGCCATGCTGAGCCCCCGCGCCCTGATCCTCGCCGCCCTGGCCTTCGCCGGCACCGTCGGCGGCTATCTGCTGTCGCGGGGAATGCTTCCCTGGCCCAAGGGGTAAATGTCGTGTCAGATGGAAGAGAGCTTGGCTGGGGCGCCAGGATTCGAACCTGGGAATGCCGGTACCAAAAACCGGTGCCTTACCGCTTGGCGACGCCCCACCAGCGCGGGCCGGCACCATAGCCCGACCCGCGACGAGTTTCAACGCCCCAGCAAGGGGGCGGGAGCCACCCACCAGGCGGGATGGGCGGCGGCCACGCGGGCGGCGGCGGCGCGGGCCTGGGCTTGGCCGCCATAGAGACCGAAACAGGTGGCGCCCGAGCCCGACATGCGGGGCAACAGGCAATCGGCGGTGGCGGCGATGGCGGCCAGCACCTCGCCCACCACCGGTTCGATGAGGATGGCCGGCGGCGTCAGGTCGTTGCGCCGCGCCGCCAGGGCCTGGGCCAGCGCCTGGGCGTCGGAGGGCGCGGCGGTCAGGGGGTCGGCCTCGGAGAACGGGCCGGTACGGGCCTTGAACACCGGCGGCGTGTGCAGCGGCACCATGGGATTGACCAGCAGCAGCCAGGCGGGCGGCAAAGCGGGGGCGGGTTCCAGCACTTCGCCCACCCCCATCATGCGCATGGGCTTGCCCGCCAGGCAGACCGGCACGTCGGCCCCGATGGACAGCGCGAGCGTGTTGAGAGCCTCGGGCGACAGTGACACGTCCCACAGCCGCATCAGACCTTTGAGCGCGGCCGCCGCGTCGGCGGAACCGCCGCCGATGCCAGCGGCCACCGGCAGACGCTTGGTCAGGCGTATGGCGGCGCCCTTGTTCACTCCAGCCGCATCAGCCAGCAGACGGGCGGCCTTGATGACGATGTTCTCGCCCTCGGGAATCTGGCCGGCGGTGGGGCCGGTCACCTCGAGGCGCAGCGTGTCGGCGGGGGCGAAGTCCAGGGTGTCGCCCATTCCGGCGAAGGCCACCAGCGAATCCAGCAGGTGATAGCCGTCGTCGCGCTTGCCGACCACGTGGAGGGTCAGGTTGATCTTGGCCGGGGCCTCGACCGAGAAGCTGGTCATGGTCGTCCTGTCGTCTATTTCTTCGGAGTGGCGGGCAGCCGCCCGGTGGAGATCTTGGCCTTCAGGGGCTCGATCTGCTCGGGCTCGGGGTCGAGGCCCATGGCCCGCTGCCACTGGAAGCGGGCCTCGGTGTCGCGGCCCACCTGCCAGAAGGCGTCGCCCAGATGCTCGTTGATGGTGGGGTCCTCGGGCTTCAGCTCGGAGGCGCGCTCCAGATGCTTCACCGCCGCCTGGAACTCGCCCATGCGGTACAGTGCCCAACCGAGCGAATCGACGATGGCGCCGTCATTGGGGCGCAGCTCCACGGCGCGCTCGATCAGCTTGCGGCCCTTTTCCACGTTGATGCCCTGATCGACCCAGGTATAGCCCAGGTAGTTGAGCACGTCGGGCTGGTCGGGATTGAGGCGCAGCGCCTCGAGCATGTCGGGCTCGGCCTTGTTCCATTGCTTGGCCCGTTCGTAGGCGATGCCGCGGGCATAGAACAGCGACCAGTTGCGCGCCTCCCGGGTCCCGCCGGCGCGGGCCAGGGCGCCGCCATAGGCCTCGGCCGCCTCGCCATAGCGCTTCTGGCGGCGGAGCACGTCGCCCAGCGTCACCAGCGCCTCGTAGGATTCGGGCCATTGGGCCGCCAGGGCCTTCAGCTCGGCGATGGCGGCGTCGGTCTGCTTCAGCTCGTCCAGATTGACCGCCAGCTTCAGCCGCGCGAAGGTTCCCGGCTGGCTGGAGCGGTTCATGGCGCGGTAAACGGCATTCGCCTCCTCCAGCCGTCCCTGCGCCCCCATGGCATCGGCCAGCAGCAGCTGGGCCAGGGGGAAATCGGGCCGGAGGCTGAGCGCCAGGCGCGTGAAGACCAGCGACAGTTCCTGGGCATTGCCCTGGCGCACCAGCGAGGCGGTGTCGAACAGCGCCTCGGCCAGGCCGTCATTGGCGGACTCGACCACGCGGGGCAGATTGGAGCCCGCACCCAGCTGGCGGCTTCCGTCCAGCAGCGAGCGGTCCCCATGCTCGGCGAGATAGCGCTCGTACAGCGCCTTGGCCTCGTCCATGCGTCCGGCCCGCTGGTACCAGGTGCCCGCCGCCTCGACGGTCCGCACGCTGGTCTGGTTGAGCAGCGCCGCCTTGAAATGGGATTCGGCCAGATCGGGGCGTGCGGCGAGGTCGCCCATCAGCCCAGCATGGTATTCCCAGATGGGAGCGAAGCCGGCGGTGTCGGCCCGGGGCGCCAGGGTGGCGAGGCCATCGTCGAACTTGCCCTGTCCGGCCCGGCTCCAGGCGGTGAGCAGGGGGCCGAGAAAGCCGTTGATGCCCTTGGCCGGCAGGGCGGCGAAACGCTTCTCCGCCAGATCATGGCGCCCGGACCGCGCCTCCTGCACGCCCATCACCAGGATGGGCAGCGGGGAATCGTCGTCGATGACCAGCAGGCGCTGGGCGATGGCCCCGGCCTCGTCCAGGCGTCCCTCGGCCAGCAGCAGGGCGAAGCTGCGTTGCTGGATGTCGATGTTGTCGGGGTCGCGCCTTGCGGCGGCGCTGTAATATTCGGCGGCGGCGCGGGTGTCGCCGCGCGCATGGGCGTAGCGCCCGGCGAGATAGGCCCCCAGACCCGTCTCGTTGCCCGCTATGTGCATCTTGCCGTTGCCGGAGGCATCGGGCCGCGGGGCACAGGCCGCCAGACCGGCCCCGACCACCGCCGCCATCACCACAATCCCGAACCGCTTCACGCCCAACACCTTCCCTTGTTCAGGCGAGCCGAAGAACGGCTCGCCTTATCGCCCTCAGTCGCCGGGCGCTGCGCTTGGCTTTCTCGGCATAAGCCGAGGCGGGCCTTGCCCTTGCCGCCCCTTGGGCCGCCTGCGCGGCCCAAGGGGCGGATCAAAGAACTCGGGGCGTCCGCTTCGAACAGACGCCCCGGATACTCTTACATGTTGGGATAGTTCGGTCCACCGCCACCTTCGGGAACCACCCAATTGATATTCTGGGTGGGGTCCTTGATGTCGCAGGTCTTGCAGTGCAGGCAGTTCTGCGCGTTGATCTGCAGGCGGGGATTGGAGCCGTCGTCGTTCCTGACGATCTCGTAGACGCCGGCCGGGCAGTAGCGCTGCTCGGGCGCGTCGTAATGCTCGAGATTGATGGCGATGGGCACCGCCGCGTCGCGGAGCTTCAGGTGGGCCGGCTGGTTCTCCTCGTGGTTGGTGGACGAGATGAACACCGAGCTCAGCTTGTCGAAGCTCACCACCCCGTCGGGCTTGGGATAGTTGATCTTCGGGCATTCCGACGCCTTCTTCAGCGCCAGGTGGTCGGGCTGGTGGTGCAGGGTCCAGGGCATCTTGCCCTTGAACACATAGGTCTCCAGCGCCGAATAGGCGATGCCGCCCCACAGGCCCCAGTGGAAGCTGGGACGGATGTTCCTGACCTCGTGCAATTCCTTCCACAGCCAGGACTGCTTCAGGTGCTCGGGATAGGTGGCCACCTCGTTGGAGCCGCCCTCATGGGCCAGGGCCTCGGCCACCGCCTCGGCCGCCACCATGGCCGACTTCATGGCGGTGTGGGTGCCCTTGATCTTCGGCACATTCAGGAAGCCCGCCGTGTCGCCCACCAGCACGCCGCCGGGGAAGGAGAGCTTGGGGATGGACTGGAAGCCGCCTTCCGACAGGGCGCGCGCGCCGTACGACACCCGGCGGCCACCCTCGAAGATGGGACGGATGGCCGGATGGGTCTTGAAGCGCTGGAACTCGTCGAAGGGCGACAGGTGCGGATTGGCGTAGTCGAGGCCGACCACGAAACCCACCGCCACCTGGTTGTTCTCCAGGTGATAGAGGAACGAGCCGCCATAGGTTTGGGTGTCCAAGGGCCAGCCGACGGTGTGGATGATGGTGCCGGCCTTGTGCTTGGCCGGATCGATCTCCCACAGCTCCTTGATGCCGATGCCGTAGGTCTGGTCCTCGCAATCCTTGCGGAGATCAAAGCGCTCGAACAGCGTCTTGGTGAGGCTGCCGCGGCAGCCTTCGGCGAAGATGGTCTGGCGCGCCCACAGCTCGACGCCGGGCGTGTGGTTGTGGGTGGGCTGGCCGTCCTTAGCAATCCCCATGTCGCCGGTGGCGACGCCCTTGACCGAGCCGTCCTCGTTGTAAAGGACCTCGGCGGCGGCGAAGCCGGCGAAGATCTCCACGCCCAGCGCCTCGGCTTGGGCGCCCAGCCAGCGGGTGAAGTTGCCGAGGCTGACGATGTAATTGCCGTGGTTGTTCATCTGCGGCGGCGTCATCAGGCGGATGGCCTTGGACTCCGTCAGGAACATGAAGCGGTCGTCGGAGGCCGGAGTCAGCAACGGGGCGTCGCGCTCCTTCCAGTCCGGAAACAGCTCGGCCAGCGAGCGGGTCTCGATCACCGCACCCGACAGGATGTGGGCGCCGATCTCGGAGCCCTTCTCCAGAACGCAGACATTGAGGTCGGCGTTGATCTGCTTCAGCCGGATGGCAGCACTCAGGCCCGAAGGCCCGCCGCCCACCACCACGACATCGAATTCCATGGATTCACGTTCCATAACGCTCACAACTCCCCTTGCGCCACCCGTTCCACCGGTCGACGCCCGACACGGACTTGGGTGCCTCTATAGCACAGCGAGTGGGATCGATTCGATTCCTTATGGGGGTGTTTAAGGAAAGAATGTGTCTCAAATATTTCCCCGCGTTTCGCCGGGGCTGCTAAAATCGCCGCCATGACCACACTTTCCGCCGATCTCCACCCCTATGACATCCTGCGCTGGTACCTGGAGGCCGGCGTGGACGAGACCATGGGCGAAGAGCCGGTGGACCGCTACGCCGCCACCCGCCGGGCGGCGGAAAGCCGCGCCGCCGCGCCGCCGCCGCAACCGCAGCAGCGCCACGCGCCGCAGCCCGAACCCGTCCGTACGGCACCCGCCGCCGTCTCCAATTCCCCCCTGCCCGGCACCGCCGCCCATCTGGCCGCCGAATGCCGCGACCTGCAGGCACTGCGCCACGCCATGGAGGGGTTCGAGGGGCTGCCGCTCAAGCAGGCGGCCAGTTCCACCGTGTTCGGCGACGGCAACCCGCAAGCCGCCGTGATGTGCATCGGCGAGGCGCCGGGCCAGGAGGAGGACCGGCGCGGCCTGCCCTTCGTCGGCGCCAGCGGCAAGCTGCTCGACCGCATGCTGGCCTCCATCGGGCTGGACCGCACCACCTGCTACATCACCAACGTGGTGCCCTGGCGCCCGCCGGCCAACCGCAAGCCCACCCCCGACGAGGTGGCGGTGTGCATGCCCTTCCTCACCCGCCATATCGAACTGGTGGACCCCCAGGTGCTGATCCTGCTGGGCGGCGCGTCGGCCTCGGCGGTGCTGGCCAAGGCCGACGGCATCAACCGCCTGCGCGGCCGCTGGTTCGAGTTCAACTCGCCGGGCCTGCCGCGCCCCGTTCCGGCGCTCGCCACCTTCCATCCCGCCTACCTGCTGCGCACCCCCGAAGCCAAGCGCGACGCCTGGCGCGACCTCTTGATGATCCGGCGCAGGATGGATGCGGCGCGGCATTGATTTTCCCAAGTTGCACACGCCCCATAGCGCCCTATATAACGCCGGTGGGCCGAAACTGGTGCGGCCCGGCAATTGATGGATTTCAACCCGGATGGGGATTCCGGGGCGGCTGCCGAACAGGTTTGGGGCCGCCGGGATCTGCCGAACTTAGATGAGGACAGTCATGAGCAAGGTTATCGGCATCGACCTGGGCACCACGAATTCGTGCGTCGCCGTGATGGAAGGCAAGACCGCCAAGGTCATCGAGAACGCCGAGGGCATGCGGACCACCCCGTCCATGACCGCGTTCACCGAATCGGGCGAGCGTCTGGTCGGGCAGCCGGCCAAGCGCCAGGCGGTGACCAATCCCACCAACACCCTGTTCGCCATCAAGCGCCTGATCGGCCGTCGCTTCGACGACCCGATCACCAAGAAGGACATGAACCTGGTCCCCTACCACATCGTGGCGGGCGACAACGGCGACGCCTGGGTGGAATCCCGCGATTCCAAGTACAGCCCCAGCCAGGTGTCGGCCTTCATCCTGCAGAAGATGAAGGAAACCGCCGAGGGCTATCTGGGCGAGAAGGTCACCCAGGCGGTGATCACCGTCCCGGCCTATTTCAACGACGCCCAGCGCCAGGCCACCAAGGACGCCGGCCGCATCGCCGGCCTGGAAGTGCTGCGCATCATCAACGAGCCGACCGCGGCCGCCCTGGCCTACGGCCTGGAGAAGAAGGGCGCCGGCACCATCGCCGTGTATGACCTGGGCGGCGGCACCTTCGACGTATCGGTGCTGGAAATCGGCGACGGCGTGTTCGAGGTGAAGTCCACCAACGGCGACACCTTCCTGGGTGGCGAGGACTTCGACGCCCGTATCATCGACTATCTCGCCGACGAGTTCAAAAAGGAGCAGGGTATCGACCTGCGCAAGGACCGTCTGGCCCTGCAGCGCCTGAAGGAAGCCGCGGAAAAGGCCAAGATCGAGCTGTCGTCCTCCATGCAGACCGAGGTGAACCTGCCGTTCATCACCGCCGATGCCTCGGGACCCAAGCACCTCAACATCAAGCTGACCCGCTCCAAGCTGGAAGCCCTGGTGGAAGACCTGGTCGCCCGCACCATCGAGCCCTGCAAGGCGGCGCTCAAGGACGCTGGCGTCAAGGCCAGCGAGATCGACGAGGTGATCCTGGTGGGCGGCATGACCCGCATGCCGAAGATCCAGGAAGTGGTGAAGGAATTCTTCGGCCGCGAGCCCCACAAGGGCGTCAACCCCGATGAAGTGGTGGCCATCGGCGCCGCCATCCAGGGCGGCGTGCTGAAGGGCGAGGTCAAGGACGTCCTGCTGCTCGACGTCACGCCCCTGTCGCTCGGCATCGAGACCCTGGGCGGCGTGTTCACCCGCCTGATCGACCGCAACACCACCATCCCCACCCGCAAGTCCCAGGTGTTCTCCACCGCCGAGGACAACCAGACCGCCGTGACCATCCGGGTCTTCCAGGGCGAGCGCGAGATGGCCGCCGACAACAAGATCCTCGGCCAGTTCGATCTGGTGGGCATCCCGCCCGCGCCGCGCGGCGTGCCGCAGGTGGAAGTCACCTTCGACATCGACGCCAACGGCCTGGTCAACGTCTCGGCCAAGGACAAGGCCACCGGCAAGGAACAGCAGATTCGCATCCAGGCCTCGGGCGGCCTGTCGGATTCCGACATCGAGAAGATGGTCAAGGAAGCCGAGGCCCATGCCGCCGAGGACAAGAAGCGCAAGGAGCTGATCGAGGCCAAGAACCACGCCGACGGCCTGATCCACACCACCGAGAAGAGCCTGAAGGAATTCGGCGACAAGGCCGGGGCCGAACTCACCGGCGCCATCGAGAAGGACATCGCCGCCCTCAAATCCGCCATGGAAGGCGACGATGTCGAGGCCATCAAGTCCAAGACCGAGACCCTGATGCAGACCTCCATGAAGCTGGGCGAAGCCATGTACAAGGCCCAGGAAGCGGCCGGCGGCGCCGATGCCGGAGCGGCCGGTGGTCAAGGTGCCCAGGGCGGCTCCGCCTCGGGCGACGACAAGGTGGTCGACGCCGACTTCGAGGAAGTCGACGGCGACAAGAAGGGCAAGTAACGGATCCGCACCAGACCCTCTCCCGCATGCGGGAGAGGGAGGGGCCCAAGCCGGAGGCTTGGGAGGGTGAGGGCCGGAACCGGCGGAATGGCGTAATGCCTGTCCCGCCCGCACCGCCCGCACCTTCTCCCGCGAACGGGCGAGGGTTGGGGTAGGAAAGCCATGAGCAAGCAGGATTATTACGAACTTCTGGGCGTCGAGAAGGGCGCTTCCGGGGACGACATCAAGAAGGCCTATCGCAAGCTGGCCATGCAGTTCCACCCGGACCGCAATCCCGGCAACGCCGACGCCGAGCAGAAGTTCAAGGAAATCAACGAAGCCTATGACGTCCTGAAGGACGAGCAGAAGCGCGCCGCCTACGACCGCTTCGGCCATGCCGCCTTCGAACAGGGCGGCGGCGGCCCCGGCGGGTTCGGCGGCGGCGGCTTCGGAGGCTTCGGCGGCGGCGGCTTCTCCGACATCTTCGACGAGATGTTCGGCGAGTTCATGGGCGGCGGACGGCGTGGCCAGGCCTCGGGCCGCGGCGCGGATCTGCGCTACAACATGGACATCAGCCTGGAAGACGCCTTCGCCGGCAAGTCGGCCACCATCAAAGTGCCGTCCAGCGCCCCTTGCGAGGATTGCAAGGGCACCGGCGGCAAGGACGGCGCCCAGCCGGTCACCTGCTCGGGCTGCAACGGCCACGGCAAGGTCCGCCAGCAGCAGGGCTTCTTCACCATCGAACGCACCTGCCCCACCTGCCAGGGCATGGGCAAGATCATCAAGGACCCCTGCCGGTCCTGCGGCGGCTCGGGCCGCACCCGCAAGGAAAAGACCCTGTCGGTCAACATCCCGGCCGGCGTCGAGGACGGCACCCGCATCCGCCTGGCCGGCGAGGGCGAGGCCGGAATGCGCGGCGCGCCTTCGGGCGATCTCTACATCTTCCTGTCCATCGCGGCGCACCGCATCTTCCAGCGCGACGGCGCCAACATCTTCTGCCGCGTGCCCATCCCCATGACCACGGCGGCGCTGGGCGGCACCATCGAGGTGCCCGCCATCGACGGCTCCAAGGCCAAGGTCACCATCCCCGAAGGCACCCAGTCCGGCAACCAGTTCCGCCTGAAGAACAAGGGCATGAGCGTGCTGCGCTCTCCGGCCCGCGGCGACATGTTCATCCAGGCGGTGGTGGAAACCCCCGTCAACCTGACCAAGCGCCAAAAGGAACTGCTCGCCGAATTCAACGAGGCCGGCGAAGGCGAAAAGGCCAAGAACTCTCCCGAGAGCCAGGGCTTCTTCGCCAAGGTCAAGGAACTGTGGGAAGATCTGAAGGAGGGGTGACGCCCCGTCTTCCGTGAGCATGAAATCGAAGGGGGGCTTGCAAGCCCCCCTTCCGCTTCGTGGTCTACAGGCTGTCGCCGAAATCCTTGCGGAACTTGGCGACCAGTTTGGCCTGCCAGCCGCTGGTGGCTTCCAGCTTGCCGAAGAAGAAGCGCAGCATGCTGGGCTCTTCCACGAACTTCAGGCCGCCGATCAGATCGCGGTTCTGGTACAGCCAGACGATGCGGTCCACCGCGTATTTCAGCTGGGACAGGGTGAAGACGCGGCGCGGCACGGCGAGGCGCAGCAATTCCATGTTGGAATAGACCTCGCTGCCGTCCTCGTTGCGCTGTTCCGAGATGGAGCCGCGCTCCATGCCGCGCACGCCGCTGACCAGGTACAGGGCCGAGGCCAGGGCGCCGGCCGGGTATTCGGTCTGGGGCACGTGCGGCAGGAAGGCCATGGCGTCCAGGTGACAGCCCAGGCCGCCGGCCGGGGTGATCACCGGCACGCCCTGGCGGGCCAGGTCGTTGACCATGTATTCGATGAATTGCGGTCCCTGGGAGATCATGTCCTCGTCCATGGTCTCTTCCAGGCCGACGGTCAGGGCCTCGATCTCGCGGATGGACATGCCGCCATAGGTCAGGAAGCCCTCGTACAGGGTGACCAATTCGCGCATCTTCATGAAGGCGTCGCGGCTGTTGGTGCAGATGCCGCCGCCGCGCGCGCAGCCCAGCTTGCGGGCCGAGAAGTAGATGATGTCGGTCAGGCCGGCGATGGCCTTGGTGATGTCGCGCACCGACATGCCCCGGCATTCGGCCTCGCGGTCCTTGATGAAGTGCAGGTTGTCGGCCAGCAGGCTGGCGTCAAACACCAGCAGGATGCCGTTCTTGCGGCACACCCGGCTGACCTCGCGCAGGTTGGCCAGCGAATGGGGCTGGCCGCCGATCAGGTTGGTGCCGGTCTCGATACGGACATAGGCGATCTTGGCCGCGCCATGGGTGCTGATCAGAGTCTGCAGCTTGCCCACGTCCATGTCGCCCTTGAAGGGACACTGGCTGGTGACCTGCAGGCCCTCGTCGATGATGATCTCCTCGACGCTGCCGCCGTTGAGCACGATATGGGCCTTGCTGGTGGTGAAATGATAGTTCATGGGCACGATGCTGCCCGGCGTCACGAACACCCGCGAGATGATGTTCTCGGCGGCGCGGCCCTGATGGACCGGCAGGAAGTATTCCATCTGGAAGATGTCGCGGATCTTGTTTTCCAGCTTGGTGAAGGTCTCGGACCCGGCGTAGCTGTCATCGGCCTCCATCATGGCCGCCTGCTGCTTGTCGCTCATGGCGTTGACGCCGCTGTCGGTCAGCATGTCGAGGAAGATATCGCGATTCTTCAGGAGGAAGGTGTTGTTGCCCGCCTCGCGGATGGCTTCCAGGCGACGCTCGATGGGCGCGAGGCTCAGTTTCTGGACGATGCGGACCTTGTGCATTTCAAGGGGAACGGCCTCCCCGGAATGAAACTTGACCTTGGCCATCAGATGCCCTCCTGCGTTTTATTGTAATTTCAATGCGTGAAAATCACCCCAGGATGCTATCTCGCCAGCCTATCCGTGTAAATTACATCACCATATCTATGGAATGTTGCCGCAAGCCAGGGCCAGGACTCTTTTCACGACAGGCCGCCGCTTCCGGCCCCGATGTCCGGGTCCTTGATCGGTGGCTGGTGCCAAGACGCCACCCGCTCCGTTGCCCCTCCGCCCCTTGTGTGTCATCTTCGGCCGGTTCGGGAGAAGCACCGTGCGGCATCGCCCTCGTGGGGAAAACATCATCCGGTTCGACAGTGTCGGCCTGCGCTACGGGCTTGGACCCGAAGTCTTGCAGGACGTCACCTTCAAACTGCCGGCCGGATCCTTTCACTTCCTGACCGGGCCTTCGGGCGCCGGCAAGTCGTCGTTGCTGCGCCTGATGTATCTGGGCCTGCGCCCGACGCGCGGCCGGGTGGTGCTGTTCGACCGCGACATCGCGGCGACCAAGCGCTACGAGCTGCCGGCGCTGCGCCGCCGCATCGGGGTGGTGTTCCAGGATTTCCGCCTGCTCGACCACATGACGGCCTTGGACAACGTGGCGCTGCCGCTTCGGGTGAGGGGCGTCAAGGAATCCGAGATCCGGCGCCACGTGCCGGAACTGTTGTCCTGGGTGGGGCTGGCCGACCATCTGGGGGCCAAGCCCTCGACGCTGTCGGGCGGGCAGAAGCAGCGCGTCGCCATCGCCCGCGCGGTGATCGGCCGGCCCGATCTGCTGCTGGCCGACGAACCCACCGGCAACGTGGACGACCACATCGCCATGCGGCTGATGTATCTGTTCGAGGAGCTGAACAAGCTGGGCACCACCATCGTGGTGGCCACCCACAACGAGCTGCTGGTGCAGCGCTTCGCCCATCTGCCCCGTCTGCACATCGAGCACGGCATGGTCACCACCCTGCATCAGGAGCCGGCGGCAGACGATCTGGAGGCGGAGTGATGCTGTTTCGGCGCCGCCATTCCGACCTGCCGCTGGCCGGCGACGCCACCTCGCGCTTCCTGCCCTGGCTGGTGGCGCTGATGGTGTTCCTGTCGTCCATGGCGGTGGCGGGCGCCTTCGTCATCGGCGCGGTGATCGAGCGCTGGGACC harbors:
- a CDS encoding electron transfer flavoprotein-ubiquinone oxidoreductase, coding for MERESMEFDVVVVGGGPSGLSAAIRLKQINADLNVCVLEKGSEIGAHILSGAVIETRSLAELFPDWKERDAPLLTPASDDRFMFLTESKAIRLMTPPQMNNHGNYIVSLGNFTRWLGAQAEALGVEIFAGFAAAEVLYNEDGSVKGVATGDMGIAKDGQPTHNHTPGVELWARQTIFAEGCRGSLTKTLFERFDLRKDCEDQTYGIGIKELWEIDPAKHKAGTIIHTVGWPLDTQTYGGSFLYHLENNQVAVGFVVGLDYANPHLSPFDEFQRFKTHPAIRPIFEGGRRVSYGARALSEGGFQSIPKLSFPGGVLVGDTAGFLNVPKIKGTHTAMKSAMVAAEAVAEALAHEGGSNEVATYPEHLKQSWLWKELHEVRNIRPSFHWGLWGGIAYSALETYVFKGKMPWTLHHQPDHLALKKASECPKINYPKPDGVVSFDKLSSVFISSTNHEENQPAHLKLRDAAVPIAINLEHYDAPEQRYCPAGVYEIVRNDDGSNPRLQINAQNCLHCKTCDIKDPTQNINWVVPEGGGGPNYPNM
- a CDS encoding tetratricopeptide repeat protein, with product MKRFGIVVMAAVVGAGLAACAPRPDASGNGKMHIAGNETGLGAYLAGRYAHARGDTRAAAEYYSAAARRDPDNIDIQQRSFALLLAEGRLDEAGAIAQRLLVIDDDSPLPILVMGVQEARSGRHDLAEKRFAALPAKGINGFLGPLLTAWSRAGQGKFDDGLATLAPRADTAGFAPIWEYHAGLMGDLAARPDLAESHFKAALLNQTSVRTVEAAGTWYQRAGRMDEAKALYERYLAEHGDRSLLDGSRQLGAGSNLPRVVESANDGLAEALFDTASLVRQGNAQELSLVFTRLALSLRPDFPLAQLLLADAMGAQGRLEEANAVYRAMNRSSQPGTFARLKLAVNLDELKQTDAAIAELKALAAQWPESYEALVTLGDVLRRQKRYGEAAEAYGGALARAGGTREARNWSLFYARGIAYERAKQWNKAEPDMLEALRLNPDQPDVLNYLGYTWVDQGINVEKGRKLIERAVELRPNDGAIVDSLGWALYRMGEFQAAVKHLERASELKPEDPTINEHLGDAFWQVGRDTEARFQWQRAMGLDPEPEQIEPLKAKISTGRLPATPKK
- a CDS encoding uracil-DNA glycosylase, which gives rise to MTTLSADLHPYDILRWYLEAGVDETMGEEPVDRYAATRRAAESRAAAPPPQPQQRHAPQPEPVRTAPAAVSNSPLPGTAAHLAAECRDLQALRHAMEGFEGLPLKQAASSTVFGDGNPQAAVMCIGEAPGQEEDRRGLPFVGASGKLLDRMLASIGLDRTTCYITNVVPWRPPANRKPTPDEVAVCMPFLTRHIELVDPQVLILLGGASASAVLAKADGINRLRGRWFEFNSPGLPRPVPALATFHPAYLLRTPEAKRDAWRDLLMIRRRMDAARH
- a CDS encoding 4-(cytidine 5'-diphospho)-2-C-methyl-D-erythritol kinase, translating into MTSFSVEAPAKINLTLHVVGKRDDGYHLLDSLVAFAGMGDTLDFAPADTLRLEVTGPTAGQIPEGENIVIKAARLLADAAGVNKGAAIRLTKRLPVAAGIGGGSADAAAALKGLMRLWDVSLSPEALNTLALSIGADVPVCLAGKPMRMMGVGEVLEPAPALPPAWLLLVNPMVPLHTPPVFKARTGPFSEADPLTAAPSDAQALAQALAARRNDLTPPAILIEPVVGEVLAAIAATADCLLPRMSGSGATCFGLYGGQAQARAAAARVAAAHPAWWVAPAPLLGR
- the dnaK gene encoding molecular chaperone DnaK, with the translated sequence MSKVIGIDLGTTNSCVAVMEGKTAKVIENAEGMRTTPSMTAFTESGERLVGQPAKRQAVTNPTNTLFAIKRLIGRRFDDPITKKDMNLVPYHIVAGDNGDAWVESRDSKYSPSQVSAFILQKMKETAEGYLGEKVTQAVITVPAYFNDAQRQATKDAGRIAGLEVLRIINEPTAAALAYGLEKKGAGTIAVYDLGGGTFDVSVLEIGDGVFEVKSTNGDTFLGGEDFDARIIDYLADEFKKEQGIDLRKDRLALQRLKEAAEKAKIELSSSMQTEVNLPFITADASGPKHLNIKLTRSKLEALVEDLVARTIEPCKAALKDAGVKASEIDEVILVGGMTRMPKIQEVVKEFFGREPHKGVNPDEVVAIGAAIQGGVLKGEVKDVLLLDVTPLSLGIETLGGVFTRLIDRNTTIPTRKSQVFSTAEDNQTAVTIRVFQGEREMAADNKILGQFDLVGIPPAPRGVPQVEVTFDIDANGLVNVSAKDKATGKEQQIRIQASGGLSDSDIEKMVKEAEAHAAEDKKRKELIEAKNHADGLIHTTEKSLKEFGDKAGAELTGAIEKDIAALKSAMEGDDVEAIKSKTETLMQTSMKLGEAMYKAQEAAGGADAGAAGGQGAQGGSASGDDKVVDADFEEVDGDKKGK